One Scleropages formosus chromosome 8, fSclFor1.1, whole genome shotgun sequence DNA window includes the following coding sequences:
- the nudt9 gene encoding ADP-ribose pyrophosphatase, mitochondrial isoform X1, producing the protein MLVARAAWALSIPLTIGALLVPQCPRAPATCSLLLSCLTSSPSGGGTVGNRSPGLCSSAARSASMASGAHVKARCPVYPGSQTRRFPVPDDKVSWETEWPEYLPPSYTAPSVLARPAWADPDISSFSPYFNALDGTVDRTSHEGEYRVEDGKPLNPHGRTGLTERGLLGRWGPNHAADPIVTRWKRDGAGHSVIHSESHLPVLQFVAIMRKDCGEWAIPGGMVDPGERVSLTLQREFSEEALNLLAVNPEERAWLRDRIASLFASPGFQVYEGYVDDPRNTDNAWMETVAVNFHDQSGDSVSELPLQAGDDAGQVSWMDIDSTLSYYANHSLFLEMVAKERHAHW; encoded by the exons ATGCTGGTGGCGCGCGCGGCTTGGGCGCTGTCGATCCCTCTGACGATCGGCGCCCTGCTCGTGCCGCAGTGCCCGCGCGCTCCTGCCACGTGCAG tctcctgctctcctgcctCACTTCCTCGCCATCGGGCGGCGGGACCGTCGGAAACAGATCCCCCGGTCTCTGCTCGTCCGCCGCTCGTTCTGCCTCCATGGCGTCCGGAGCGCACGTCAAGGCCCGGTGCCCCGTGTATCCCGGCTCGCAGACTCGCAGGTTCCCGGTTCCGGACGACAAAGTGAGCTGGGAGACGGAATGGCCCGAGTACCTCCCCCCGAGCTACACGGCGCCCTCCGTGCTGGCCAGACCGGCGTGGGCGGACCCGGATATCAG CTCCTTCTCACCATACTTCAATGCGCTGGATGGAACTGTGGACCGGACGAGCCACGAGGGGGAGTACAGGGTAGAGGACGGCAAGCCGCT AAACCCTCACGGCCGTACTGGCTTGACGGAGAGAGGCCTGCTGGGACGCTGGGGCCCGAACCACGCAGCAGATCCTATCGTGACCAG GTGGAAGAGAGATGGCGCCGGGCACTCGGTGATCCACTCAGAGTCACACTTGCCGGTGCTGCAGTTTGTCGCCATCATGAGGAAGGACTGCGGAGAGTGGGCTATCCCAGGG GGCATGGTGGACCCGGGGGAGCGCGTGTCGCTCACTCTGCAGCGGGAATTCTCTGAGGAGGCGCTGAACTTGTTGGCCGTTAACCCGGAGGAGAGGGCTTGGCTCCGCGATCGCATCGCGAGTCTCTTCGCGTCTCCTGGCTTccag GTGTACGAGGGCTACGTGGATGACCCCAGAAACACGGACAACGCTTGGATGGAAACGGTGGCCGTCAACTTCCACGACCAGTCAG GGGACAGTGTAAGTGAGCTGCCGCTGCAAGCAGGAGATGATGCAGGACAAGTCAGCTGGATGGATATCGATTCCACTCTTTCCTACTACGCCAATCACTCCCTTTTCCTTGAGATGGTTGCCAAGGAGAGACATGCGCACTGGTAG
- the nudt9 gene encoding ADP-ribose pyrophosphatase, mitochondrial isoform X2 — MASGAHVKARCPVYPGSQTRRFPVPDDKVSWETEWPEYLPPSYTAPSVLARPAWADPDISSFSPYFNALDGTVDRTSHEGEYRVEDGKPLNPHGRTGLTERGLLGRWGPNHAADPIVTRWKRDGAGHSVIHSESHLPVLQFVAIMRKDCGEWAIPGGMVDPGERVSLTLQREFSEEALNLLAVNPEERAWLRDRIASLFASPGFQVYEGYVDDPRNTDNAWMETVAVNFHDQSGDSVSELPLQAGDDAGQVSWMDIDSTLSYYANHSLFLEMVAKERHAHW, encoded by the exons ATGGCGTCCGGAGCGCACGTCAAGGCCCGGTGCCCCGTGTATCCCGGCTCGCAGACTCGCAGGTTCCCGGTTCCGGACGACAAAGTGAGCTGGGAGACGGAATGGCCCGAGTACCTCCCCCCGAGCTACACGGCGCCCTCCGTGCTGGCCAGACCGGCGTGGGCGGACCCGGATATCAG CTCCTTCTCACCATACTTCAATGCGCTGGATGGAACTGTGGACCGGACGAGCCACGAGGGGGAGTACAGGGTAGAGGACGGCAAGCCGCT AAACCCTCACGGCCGTACTGGCTTGACGGAGAGAGGCCTGCTGGGACGCTGGGGCCCGAACCACGCAGCAGATCCTATCGTGACCAG GTGGAAGAGAGATGGCGCCGGGCACTCGGTGATCCACTCAGAGTCACACTTGCCGGTGCTGCAGTTTGTCGCCATCATGAGGAAGGACTGCGGAGAGTGGGCTATCCCAGGG GGCATGGTGGACCCGGGGGAGCGCGTGTCGCTCACTCTGCAGCGGGAATTCTCTGAGGAGGCGCTGAACTTGTTGGCCGTTAACCCGGAGGAGAGGGCTTGGCTCCGCGATCGCATCGCGAGTCTCTTCGCGTCTCCTGGCTTccag GTGTACGAGGGCTACGTGGATGACCCCAGAAACACGGACAACGCTTGGATGGAAACGGTGGCCGTCAACTTCCACGACCAGTCAG GGGACAGTGTAAGTGAGCTGCCGCTGCAAGCAGGAGATGATGCAGGACAAGTCAGCTGGATGGATATCGATTCCACTCTTTCCTACTACGCCAATCACTCCCTTTTCCTTGAGATGGTTGCCAAGGAGAGACATGCGCACTGGTAG
- the cln3 gene encoding battenin, with product MERAQTSLNSDPEPRGRWSFWRNLSGFWLLGLCNNFAYVVMLSAAHDILHQQESHNSTSPRPLGGGGGGGGGGNGSNGNSSLYDCNPVSTAAVLLADILPTLVIKAVAPFFIHKFPYGCRVLTCVATATASFLLVSFSSTVGMSILGVIFASMSSGLGELSFLSLTVFFDGSVLGGWGSGTGGAGVIGAFLYSAFTQAGLSPRTTLLIMLVVPVVMTISYYFLLVFPPAFSQWQCMEEGPVRNNQERRPLMEEEEEKEAAEDEEKPDERFLEPLTFPDKVTVIRGLVKFIVPLGLVYFAEYFINQGLLELLFFPASFLSHAEQYRWYQTLYQIGVFVSRSSLFCVKIRRVWIMSVLQCVNAVLLCVAVQFHFLPNVFTVFVIIFYEGLLGGAAYINTFHFISKETGAREREFAMAAASVGDSLGIALSSPLSFFVHNYFCSR from the exons ATGGAGCGCGCGCAGACTAGTCTCAACTCGGACCCGGAACCAAGGG GTCGCTGGTCCTTCTGGAGGAACCTCAGCGGCTTttg GTTGCTGGGACTGTGCAACAACTTTGCCTACGTGGTGATGTTGAGTGCGGCGCACGACATCCTGCACCAGCAGGAGTCCCACAACAGCACGTCCCCG AGGCCgctgggagggggaggaggaggaggaggaggagggaacggCAGCAACGGCAACAGCAGTTTGTACGACTGCAACCCTGTTTCCACTGCG GCTGTTCTGCTGGCAGATATCCTCCCCACTCTCGTCATCAAAGCTGTTGCACCCTTCTTCATCCACAAATTCCCTTACGg GTGCCGTGTGTTGACGTGTGTAGCCACAGCAACCGCCAGCTTCCTGCTGGTATCCTTCTCTTCCACGGTGGGAATGAGCATTCTGG GGGTGATCTTTGCCAGTATGAGCTCTGGCTTGGGAGAGCTCTCCTTCCTCTCGCTCACAGTCTTTTTCGATGG GTCCGTGTTGGGAGGGTGGGGGTCAGGTACCGGCGGGGCCGGGGTGATCGGAGCCTTCCTGTACTCGGCTTTCACGCAGGCTGGCCTGTCGCCGCGGACAACGCTGCTCATCATGCTTGTAGTGCCTGTTGTCATGACGATCAG CTACTACTTCCTTCTGGTGTTCCCACCTGCTTTCTCACAATGGCAGTGCATGGAGGAGGGGCCAGTCAGGAACAACCAGGAGAGACGTCCCCtgatggaggaggaagaggagaaggaagcAGCAGAGGATGAAGAAAAGCCAG ATGAACGGTTCCTTGAGCCACTCACCTTCCCAGACAAAGTTACTGTCATACGA GGCCTGGTGAAGTTCATCGTTCCTCTGGGACTAGTGTACTTCGCCGAGTATTTCATCAACCAGGGCCTG CTCGAGTTGCTGTTCTTCCCAGCTTCCTTCCTGTCTCACGCTGAGCAATACCGCTG gTACCAGACTCTGTATCAGATCGGCGTCTTTGTGTCTCGCTCATCTCTCTTCTGCGTGAAGATCCGCAGGGTGTGGATTATGTCTGTACTTCAG TGTGTCAACGCCGTGCTGCTCTGCGTCGCTGTGCAGTTCCACTTCCTGCCCAATGTTTTCACAGTCTTTGTGATCATCTTCTACGAGGGACTGCTCGGCGGGGCTGCTTACATCAACACCTTTCACTTTATCAGCAAGGAG ACAGGAGCCAGGGAGCGGGAGTTTGCCATGGCAGCAGCCAGCGTGGGGGACAGCCTGGGCATCGCATTGTCCAGCCCGCTCTCATTCTTTGTCCACAACTACTTCTGCTCGCGGTGA
- the LOC108941658 gene encoding fructose-bisphosphate aldolase A, with protein sequence MTHAHPFLTTEQKKELSDIAQRIVAPGKGILAADESTGSIAKRFQSINAENTEENRRLYRQLLFAADDRIKPCIGGVIFFHETLYQKDDSGKPFPQLIKDKGIVVGIKVDKGVVPLAGTNGETTTQGLDGLYERCAQYKKDGADFAKWRCVLKITPTTPSSLAIMENANVLARYASICQMHGIVPIVEPEILPDGDHDLQRCQYVTEKVLAAVYKALSDHHVYLEGTLLKPNMVTAGHSCPQKYAAQEIAMATVTALRRTVPPAVPGVTFLSGGQSEEEATINLNAINNCPLHKPWALTFSYGRALQASALKAWGGKKENGKACQEEYIKRALNNSQAALGKYVSTGDKGTAAGESLFVANHAY encoded by the exons ATGACGCACGCACACCCCTTCCTGACCACTGAGCAGAAGAAGGAGCTCAGTGACATCGCGCAGAGGATCGTGGCCCCTGGGAAGGGCATCCTCGCGGCCGATGAGTCCACAG GCAGTATCGCCAAGCGCTTCCAGAGCATCAACGCCGAGAACACGGAGGAGAATCGGCGCCTGTACCGGCAGCTGCTCTTCGCGGCAGACGACCGCATCAAGCCGTGCATCGGCGGAGTCATCTTCTTCCATGAGACCCTGTATCAGAAGGATGATAGCGGCAAGCCCTTCCCCCAGCTGATCAAGGACAAGGGCATCGTGGTGGGCATCAAGGTGGACAAAGGCGTGGTGCCGCTGGCGGGCACCAATGGGGAAACCACGACCCAGG GCCTCGACGGGCTCTACGAGCGCTGCGCACAGTACAAGAAGGACGGTGCCGACTTTGCCAAGTGGCGCTGCGTTCTCAAGATTACGCCGACCACGCCGTCCAGCCTGGCCATCATGGAGAACGCCAACGTGCTCGCCCGATACGCCAGCATCTGCCAGATG CACGGCATCGTGCCCATCGTGGAGCCCGAGATCCTGCCTGACGGGGACCACGACCTGCAACGCTGCCAGTACGTCACAGAGAAGGTGCTGGCTGCCGTGTACAAGGCGCTCTCGGACCACCACGTGTACCTGGAGGGCACCCTCCTGAAGCCCAACATGGTGACGGCCGGTCACTCGTGCCCGCAGAAGTACGCGGCCCAGGAGATTGCCATGGCCACCGTCACCGCCCTGCGCCGCACCGTGCCTCCAGCCGTTCCCG GCGTCACCTTCCTGTCCGGAGGGCAGAGCGAGGAGGAGGCCACCATCAACCTGAACGCCATCAACAACTGCCCGCTGCACAAGCCCTGGGCGCTCACCTTCTCGTATGGACGTGCCCTGCAGGCCTCCGCTCTCAAAGCCTGGGGCGGGAAGAAGGAGAACGGCAAGGCGTGCCAGGAGGAGTATATCAAGCGGGCCCTG AACAACAGCCAAGCGGCCCTCGGCAAGTACGTGTCCACGGGGGACAAAGGCACCGCTGCCGGAGAGTCTCTGTTTGTGGCGAACCACGCCTACTGA